Proteins encoded within one genomic window of Girardinichthys multiradiatus isolate DD_20200921_A chromosome 21, DD_fGirMul_XY1, whole genome shotgun sequence:
- the gad2 gene encoding glutamate decarboxylase 2, with protein sequence MASHGFWSLGGDNAGANTGSQSPSTPRAWCQAAAQKLSGGFGSKLCALLNVGEVEKPAEPAAEQPPQTAAGSCGCNKSCTCTKGTDVGFSDLYSTDLLPAMDGDTKTMTFLQEVVDILLAYIVESFDRETKVIDFHYPNELLQLNNWELQDEPAALDDILISCRATLKYAIKTAHPRYFNQLSTGLDMVGLAADWLTSTANTNMFTYEVAPVFVLLEYVTLKKMREIIGWSDGRGDGIFSPGGAISNMYAMLLARFKMFPEVKEKGMSSVPRLAAFTSEHSHFSIKKGAAALGIGTESVICIKADECGKLIPADLERRILEAKQKGFVPFFVSATAGTTVYGAFDPLIAISDICRKYNIWFHVDGAWGGSLLMSRRHRWKLDGVERANSVTWNPHKMMSVPLQCSALLVREEGLMQSCNQMHACYLFQQDKHYDLSYDTGDKALQCGRHVDIFKLWLMWRAKGTIGFEAQIDKCLELSEYLYNKIKDREGYEMVFDGKPQHTNVCFWYLPPGIRYMEDKEEKKKCLHKVAPVIKARMMEYGTTMVSYQPQGDKVNFFRMVISNPAATFEDIDFLIEEIERLGHDL encoded by the exons ATGGCATCACACGGCTTCTGGTCCCTCGGCGGGGATAATGCGGGGGCCAACACCGGGAGCCAGAGCCCCAGTACCC CCAGGGCTTGGTGTCAAGCAGCTGCCCAGAAATTATCCGGAGGATTTGGATCAAAATTATGTG CGCTGCTAAATGTCGGAGAGGTGGAGAAACCCGCCGAGCCGGCCGCCGAGCAACCGCCGCAGACTGCTGCGGGAAGCTGCGGCTGCAACAAATCCTGCACCTGCACCAAAGGCACCGATGTGGGCTTCTCAGACCTCTATTCAACAG ACCTGCTACCTGCCATGGACGGAGACACCAAAACGATGACCTTCCTGCAGGAGGTCGTGGATATTTTACTGGCCTACATAGTCGAGTCCTTCGACCGGGAAACGAAAGTGATCGATTTTCATTATCCCAAcgagctgctgcagctcaacaACTGGGAGCTGCAGGACGAGCCGGCCGCGTTGGATGACATCTTGATCAGCTGCCGCGCAACTCTCAAATACGCTATAAAAACAG CCCACCCCAGGTACTTCAATCAGCTCTCCACAGGATTAGACATGGTTGGTCTGGCTGCTGATTGGCTGACATCCACGGCCAACACCAACAT GTTCACCTATGAGGTGGCTCCCGTGTTTGTGCTGCTGGAGTACGTCACCCTGAAGAAGATGAGGGAGATCATTGGCTGGTCGGACGGGCGAGGAGACGGCATTTTCTCGCCCG GTGGGGCTATTTCTAACATGTATGCGATGCTGCTGGCCCGCTTCAAGATGTTCCCCGAAGTGAAGGAGAAAGGAATGTCGTCTGTTCCCAGACTAGCGGCCTTCACATCTGAACAT AGCCATTTTTCCATCAAAAAAGGAGCGGCTGCTCTTGGCATTGGAACCGAAAGCGTGATCTGCATCAAAGCAGATGAATG TGGGAAACTGATCCCCGCTGACCTTGAGAGGAGAATACTGGAGGCAAAACAGAAG GGGTTCGTACCTTTCTTTGTAAGCGCAACAGCTGGGACAACTGTGTACGGAGCCTTTGACCCCCTCATCGCCATTTCCGACATCTGCAGAAAGTACAACATCTGGTTTCATGTGGAT GGAGCGTGGGGAGGCAGTCTGCTCATGTCCAGGAGACACAGGTGGAAATTGGACGGTGTTGAGAG GGCCAACTCTGTGACCTGGAACCCTCACAAAATGATGTCCGTTCCTCTGCAGTGTTCTGCCCTGCTCGTTAGAGAGGAG GGTTTAATGCAGAGCTGCAACCAGATGCATGCCTGCTacctcttccagcaggacaaacacTACGACCTTTCCTATGACACCGGAGATAAAGCGCTGCAGTGTGGACGCCACGTGGACATCTTTAAGCTGTGGCTCATGTGGAGAGCTAAG GGCACTATAGGCTTCGAAGCTCAAATCGACAAGTGCTTGGAGCTGTCCGAGTACCTGTACAACAAGATCAAAGACAGAGAAGGATACGAGATGGTCTTCGATGGGAAA CCTCAGCACACCAACGTCTGCTTCTGGTACCTCCCTCCTGGGATCCGCTACATGGAGGAcaaagaggagaagaagaagtgCTTACACAAG GTGGCCCCAGTCATAAAAGCCAGGATGATGGAGTACGGCACAACCATGGTTAGCTACCAGCCACAAGGGGACAAGGTGAACTTCTTCCGCATGGTGATCTCCAACCCTGCTGCTACCTTCGAGGACATTGACTTCCTCATCGAGGAAATCGAGCGACTCGGCCACGATCTATAA